From Gammaproteobacteria bacterium, the proteins below share one genomic window:
- the mutS gene encoding DNA mismatch repair protein MutS: protein MGQLESSLKPHTPMMQQYLRIKADHPETLLFYRMGDFYELFYEDARKAAGLLDITLTRRGQSSGEPIPMCGVPYHAVDSYLGKLVRKGESVAICEQIGDPAASKGPVERKVVRVVTPGTLTDEALLQDRIENLLCCIYRQPSGWGLAALEISSGRFSLSELDSDELLSSEVARLNPAEIIYCEDQLLPLDSIYMQQAHAMPPWHFELDTATRLLCEQYRTASLQGFGIVESSIAISAAGCLLQYVNDTLRTEINHLQPLRYEAVSDLLLIDANSRRNLELIRSFSEQSPQNSLFNVINFCSTTMGHRELTRWIQKPLRDQNQVRQRHHAVATLLDNQEFEILRETLVEIGDIERVLARIALLSARPRDLSTLASTLQALPALQQQLGRLDSPLLQQLSTGISTHPEVVALLDAAIIDEPPLLIRDGGVIKTGFDPELDELRALSANADQFLLDLESQEQQKTGINSLKVAYNRVHGFYIEVSKSQSDGVPDDYVRRQTLKAVERYITPELKAFEDKVLSARERALAREKYLYEALLKQLVENLPELQQCALALAQLDVLNCFSVGANAHDWSAPELTDARLLEIEAGRHPVVEQVLEQPFIANDLHLDEDTSMLLITGPNMGGKSTYMRQTALIVILAYMGSYVPARKALLGPIDQVFTRIGASDDLSSGRSTFMVEMTEAANILNNASANSLVLMDEIGRGTSTFDGLALAWACADHLAQKSNALTLFATHYFELTQLPEHYQNIKNVHLDAVEHGDDIIFMHSVKPGPANQSYGLQVARLAGIPVQAIKLARHKLHLLEQQSTQAQGDLFTAAVPTEETSSHALIAELESIDPDELSPKQALELIYRLKSLTGS from the coding sequence ATGGGTCAACTAGAATCAAGCCTGAAGCCACACACCCCCATGATGCAGCAATACCTGCGCATCAAGGCCGATCATCCCGAAACACTGCTGTTTTATCGTATGGGCGATTTCTACGAGCTGTTTTACGAGGATGCACGCAAGGCCGCAGGTCTGCTGGATATTACCCTGACCCGGCGCGGCCAATCCAGCGGTGAGCCGATACCGATGTGCGGGGTACCTTATCACGCCGTCGACAGCTACCTCGGCAAACTGGTGAGAAAAGGGGAATCTGTCGCCATTTGTGAACAAATCGGTGATCCAGCCGCCAGCAAAGGCCCGGTCGAGCGCAAGGTCGTGCGCGTGGTGACGCCCGGCACTTTGACCGACGAAGCGCTGTTGCAGGATCGTATTGAAAACCTGCTGTGCTGTATTTATCGACAGCCTTCGGGTTGGGGACTGGCGGCCCTCGAAATCAGCTCGGGCCGTTTCAGTTTGAGCGAACTTGATAGCGACGAATTGCTGAGCAGTGAAGTTGCGCGACTCAATCCCGCCGAAATCATTTACTGCGAAGATCAGCTGCTGCCACTCGATTCGATCTACATGCAACAGGCCCACGCGATGCCACCCTGGCATTTCGAGCTGGATACCGCGACGCGGTTACTGTGCGAGCAATACCGTACCGCCAGCCTGCAAGGGTTCGGCATTGTCGAATCTAGCATCGCCATCAGTGCAGCCGGTTGCCTGTTGCAGTATGTCAACGACACGCTTAGAACCGAGATCAATCATCTGCAGCCGTTGCGTTACGAAGCCGTCAGCGATTTGCTGCTGATCGACGCCAACAGCCGCCGCAACCTCGAGCTGATCCGTTCATTCAGCGAACAATCGCCGCAAAACAGCCTGTTCAACGTGATCAATTTCTGCAGTACCACGATGGGGCATCGCGAACTGACACGCTGGATACAGAAACCCCTGCGCGATCAGAACCAGGTGCGTCAACGCCATCACGCCGTCGCGACCCTGCTCGATAACCAGGAATTTGAAATCCTGCGCGAGACTCTCGTCGAAATCGGCGATATCGAACGGGTCCTGGCCCGGATTGCGCTGCTATCGGCCCGACCTCGCGACCTGTCGACCCTGGCATCGACCCTGCAGGCATTACCAGCATTGCAGCAACAGCTGGGGAGACTCGACAGCCCCTTACTACAGCAACTGTCAACAGGCATCAGCACTCATCCCGAGGTCGTGGCACTGCTCGATGCCGCGATTATCGATGAGCCGCCCCTGTTGATTCGAGATGGCGGTGTTATCAAAACAGGATTTGATCCCGAGCTCGATGAATTGCGAGCGCTCAGCGCCAATGCTGATCAGTTCCTGCTCGATCTGGAGTCGCAGGAGCAGCAAAAGACGGGTATCAACTCGCTCAAGGTCGCTTATAACCGCGTCCATGGATTTTACATTGAAGTCAGCAAATCGCAGAGTGACGGAGTACCGGACGACTACGTCCGACGACAAACCCTGAAAGCCGTTGAACGCTACATCACGCCCGAGCTCAAGGCATTCGAGGACAAGGTGCTGAGCGCGCGCGAACGCGCCCTGGCACGGGAAAAGTATCTCTACGAGGCATTGTTGAAACAGCTCGTGGAAAACCTGCCCGAACTGCAGCAATGCGCACTGGCACTGGCGCAACTGGATGTGCTGAACTGCTTTTCGGTCGGTGCGAACGCGCACGACTGGAGTGCACCCGAACTAACCGATGCCCGGCTGCTCGAAATCGAAGCCGGTAGACACCCGGTGGTGGAACAGGTGCTCGAACAGCCATTTATCGCCAATGATCTGCATCTCGATGAAGATACCAGCATGCTTCTGATTACCGGCCCCAACATGGGTGGCAAATCAACCTATATGCGACAAACCGCCCTGATCGTAATCCTTGCCTACATGGGTAGCTACGTGCCCGCCCGCAAGGCGCTGCTCGGCCCGATCGACCAGGTATTTACCCGTATCGGTGCCAGCGATGACCTTTCCAGTGGACGCTCGACATTCATGGTGGAAATGACCGAGGCGGCAAACATTCTGAACAATGCCAGTGCCAACAGCCTGGTTCTGATGGATGAGATCGGGCGCGGCACCAGTACCTTTGACGGCCTGGCTCTGGCCTGGGCCTGTGCTGATCACCTGGCACAGAAATCAAACGCGTTGACCCTGTTTGCCACTCATTACTTCGAGTTAACCCAGCTACCCGAGCACTATCAGAACATTAAAAACGTTCACCTGGATGCGGTCGAGCATGGTGACGATATTATTTTCATGCACAGCGTAAAACCAGGCCCGGCAAACCAGAGTTACGGACTGCAGGTTGCACGCCTCGCCGGCATCCCCGTGCAGGCGATAAAGCTGGCACGCCATAAACTCCACTTGCTCGAGCAGCAATCGACACAGGCGCAGGGAGATTTATTTACCGCGGCTGTTCCGACCGAGGAAACGTCATCGCATGCTTTGATTGCCGAGCTCGAGTCCATCGATCCTGATGAGTTGAGTCCCAAACAGGCGCTGGAACTGATTTACCGCCTGAAAAGCCTGACCGGATCATAA
- a CDS encoding molybdopterin-dependent oxidoreductase, with translation MTDVSTQLALMIDLERCTGCKSCEAACKQTNALGPNSYRNRVMWFDEQHSDSAQTSQARLDFLTVTCQQCERPACLRACPVYPKAISKDPVTGVVAIDENRCTGCGECALSCPYGAIGYNAEQHHAVKCDLCAERRDQELGPACAFVCPTRAISFGTRAALLISVQQEQREILDTDHFLQQPATIYLKRLVDGAQSDADANEQSTPALMHDHQSRASLQTQVARGSYRRSQKNLLLQQEERIVPGGCNICFNGCPVKYHLRGNEVLNIYGNEEDPVFQGRVCPKSQMSLQLYNNPHRLVTPLKRVGVRGSDSFRPISWDQALSEIAHKLSAVRDQYGSDALAIQSGSRTGVLNIIGALPLFAGLWGTANVAATEPYCDLGKGLALSLTQGTGVMASVYTEQDIGSAEAYVYIGDNQAETRPVNFGMLNDWRIKHRAKMIVVDPRLTPTASKADAWLPIRSGTDMALGLGIIHYLFEHDLHDQAFCERWIVGWHEWRDYVKDKYYDLEWAAQVTDLEVGQLEMLARTIAQADGCMIFLSRGVNQHTNSAQTNRVFMFLAAMTGNWGRRGGGYFNVSSEMNWQPPQIPAHRKADVRAAISKNPSAWMEAMLNGTPYPIKALITSNNPLAQWPNQNRARQSIQALDLVVHLELFKNATSRFADYVLPMASGIEKGGTTRFAEDRRIVWNDKFIDPPGEARSDHWFWIELGKKFGFDDVLKDDYKDPRKLWDEVLVTATADLAAATTAELTSRPNRTVRLPRFEGGPGEIDPVYVTEAMRRDPGANLSYPTTSGKLEFWTPQLEQKFSAMGLSALPEFYTEAEQLVSLPHIKYDTTAKVSSFFSEETLVYPGHIVDEPVTHDAAFDTELVTGRPAAPHFHSWTHYYWQAQEMWPELYCQIHPHKAATLDIRDGDPVSVITENGKITLRAWIHRGIRPNCIFIPIGWDEQQPYHPGASVNHLTGIRLDPVSQQANLKTHLCRVEKATH, from the coding sequence ATGACCGACGTTTCAACCCAGTTAGCGCTGATGATCGATCTCGAACGCTGCACCGGCTGCAAGAGCTGCGAAGCTGCCTGCAAGCAAACCAATGCGCTCGGTCCCAACAGTTATCGTAACCGGGTGATGTGGTTTGATGAACAGCACAGCGATAGCGCTCAAACATCCCAGGCCAGGCTGGATTTTCTGACCGTCACCTGTCAGCAGTGCGAACGTCCGGCCTGCCTGCGCGCCTGCCCGGTCTACCCGAAGGCAATCTCCAAGGATCCGGTCACGGGTGTGGTCGCGATTGACGAAAACCGCTGCACCGGTTGCGGCGAGTGCGCATTGTCCTGCCCTTACGGTGCGATTGGCTATAATGCCGAGCAACACCATGCGGTAAAGTGTGATCTATGCGCCGAACGCAGAGATCAGGAACTGGGACCTGCCTGCGCCTTCGTATGCCCAACGCGCGCCATCAGTTTCGGCACGCGCGCAGCGCTGCTTATCAGTGTACAGCAAGAACAACGAGAGATTCTCGATACCGACCACTTCCTGCAACAACCGGCAACGATTTATCTCAAACGCCTGGTTGACGGGGCGCAGAGCGATGCCGACGCAAATGAACAAAGCACCCCGGCCCTGATGCATGACCATCAAAGCCGGGCAAGTCTGCAGACTCAGGTCGCACGGGGCTCGTATCGCCGTTCGCAGAAAAACCTGCTGCTGCAACAGGAGGAGCGCATTGTCCCGGGAGGCTGCAACATCTGTTTCAACGGCTGTCCGGTAAAGTATCACCTGCGCGGTAACGAGGTGCTCAATATCTACGGCAACGAAGAAGACCCGGTATTCCAGGGTCGCGTTTGCCCAAAATCGCAGATGTCGCTGCAGCTTTACAATAATCCCCACCGGCTGGTGACGCCGCTGAAACGTGTCGGCGTGCGCGGCAGCGATTCGTTTCGGCCGATCAGCTGGGACCAGGCCCTGAGCGAGATTGCGCACAAACTATCCGCGGTACGCGATCAGTACGGGAGCGATGCGCTCGCGATCCAGTCGGGTTCACGCACCGGCGTGCTCAATATAATCGGCGCGCTGCCACTATTCGCCGGGCTCTGGGGTACCGCAAACGTGGCCGCTACCGAGCCCTATTGCGACCTGGGCAAGGGACTCGCGCTGAGCCTGACGCAGGGCACCGGCGTCATGGCAAGCGTTTATACCGAGCAAGATATCGGCAGCGCCGAGGCCTATGTTTACATCGGCGACAACCAGGCCGAAACCCGTCCGGTAAACTTCGGCATGCTAAACGACTGGCGCATAAAGCATCGTGCGAAAATGATTGTCGTCGATCCCCGTCTGACCCCGACCGCCAGCAAGGCCGATGCCTGGTTACCGATTCGCTCGGGGACCGATATGGCGCTTGGCCTCGGCATCATCCATTACCTGTTCGAGCACGATCTCCACGACCAGGCATTCTGCGAACGCTGGATCGTCGGCTGGCACGAGTGGCGTGATTACGTAAAAGATAAATATTATGACCTTGAATGGGCGGCTCAGGTTACCGACCTCGAAGTCGGCCAGCTCGAAATGCTGGCCCGCACCATCGCACAAGCCGACGGCTGCATGATTTTCCTGAGTCGTGGCGTTAACCAGCATACCAATTCGGCACAGACCAACCGCGTCTTCATGTTCCTCGCGGCAATGACCGGCAATTGGGGGCGTCGTGGCGGTGGTTATTTCAATGTATCCTCCGAAATGAACTGGCAGCCACCACAGATTCCCGCTCACCGCAAGGCCGATGTGCGCGCAGCGATAAGCAAGAATCCCTCCGCCTGGATGGAGGCGATGCTCAACGGCACGCCCTACCCGATCAAGGCGCTGATCACGAGTAATAATCCACTGGCGCAATGGCCGAATCAAAATCGTGCCCGCCAGTCGATACAGGCACTCGACCTGGTGGTGCACCTCGAATTGTTCAAGAATGCGACTTCGCGTTTCGCCGACTACGTGTTACCGATGGCAAGCGGAATCGAAAAAGGCGGCACGACGCGATTTGCCGAGGATCGACGCATTGTCTGGAACGACAAGTTTATCGACCCGCCCGGCGAGGCCCGCTCCGATCACTGGTTCTGGATCGAACTGGGTAAGAAATTCGGCTTCGATGATGTATTAAAAGATGACTACAAAGATCCCCGTAAACTCTGGGACGAAGTACTCGTAACTGCCACCGCGGACCTTGCTGCCGCAACCACCGCGGAGCTGACCAGCCGACCCAATCGGACGGTACGATTACCCCGCTTCGAGGGCGGGCCGGGTGAGATCGATCCGGTTTACGTGACCGAGGCGATGCGCCGCGATCCAGGGGCAAATCTGAGTTACCCGACCACGAGCGGTAAGCTTGAATTCTGGACCCCTCAGCTGGAACAGAAATTTTCGGCCATGGGACTATCAGCTTTACCCGAGTTCTACACCGAGGCCGAACAGCTGGTCAGCCTGCCGCACATAAAATACGATACGACTGCAAAAGTTTCGAGTTTTTTCAGCGAGGAGACCCTGGTATATCCAGGTCATATCGTTGACGAGCCTGTCACCCATGACGCAGCCTTTGATACCGAGCTCGTAACCGGGCGTCCGGCCGCACCCCACTTTCACTCCTGGACACATTATTACTGGCAGGCCCAGGAAATGTGGCCCGAGCTGTACTGCCAGATCCACCCCCATAAGGCCGCAACGCTGGATATTAGGGACGGGGACCCGGTTTCAGTGATCACCGAGAACGGCAAGATTACCCTGCGAGCCTGGATCCATCGTGGGATCCGCCCCAACTGTATTTTCATCCCGATCGGCTGGGATGAGCAACAACCCTATCACCCCGGCGCGAGCGTCAACCACTTAACCGGGATCCGGCTTGATCCGGTTTCACAGCAGGCCAACCTGAAAACCCACCTGTGCCGGGTGGAAAAGGCAACGCACTAA
- a CDS encoding recombination regulator RecX: MAENKNHTSIRKTAMDLLARREHSEHELRQKLKARGHDADAIDEVLQGLKQDHLLSDARFTEAYVSHRFNAGVGPLKIRYELRQKGIADALADEFLEPMSDCWDQLMLQQRIRKYGETIPTDYATRMKQARFLQNRGFSPESVMRLFR; encoded by the coding sequence ATGGCTGAAAATAAGAATCATACGAGTATTCGCAAGACCGCGATGGATCTGCTCGCCCGGCGTGAGCATTCTGAACATGAATTGCGTCAAAAACTGAAAGCCCGTGGTCATGACGCCGATGCGATCGACGAAGTACTGCAGGGATTAAAGCAGGACCACTTGTTGTCTGATGCTCGGTTTACCGAAGCTTACGTCAGCCACCGATTTAACGCGGGTGTCGGCCCATTAAAAATTCGTTACGAATTACGTCAAAAAGGAATCGCAGACGCACTTGCCGACGAGTTTCTTGAACCGATGTCCGATTGCTGGGATCAATTAATGCTGCAACAACGCATACGCAAGTATGGAGAAACGATACCAACAGACTATGCCACGCGCATGAAGCAGGCGCGTTTTTTACAAAATAGGGGTTTTTCTCCCGAGTCAGTCATGCGATTATTTCGATAG
- a CDS encoding ferredoxin family protein, with protein MTFIVLENCIRCKYMDCVDVCPVDCFHEGPNFLVIDPEECIDCTLCEPECPIEAIVSEDDIPEGQEQFLELNEELSQQWPVITASKPPPDDAAEWEGVPDKLQYLER; from the coding sequence ATGACATTCATTGTTCTTGAAAACTGCATCAGATGTAAATACATGGACTGTGTCGATGTATGCCCGGTCGATTGCTTTCACGAAGGACCCAACTTCCTCGTCATCGATCCTGAAGAGTGCATTGACTGCACCCTGTGCGAACCGGAATGTCCGATTGAAGCGATCGTTTCCGAAGATGATATCCCCGAGGGCCAGGAACAATTTCTTGAACTGAACGAAGAACTGTCCCAGCAATGGCCGGTCATTACCGCCAGTAAACCGCCACCTGACGATGCCGCTGAATGGGAAGGTGTGCCCGATAAACTTCAGTACCTGGAACGCTAA
- a CDS encoding CinA family protein → MSGDKVALVQQLAEQLLKRQQKVCTAESCTGGLIAKTLTDLAGSSDWFERGFVTYSNAAKNEMLGVPASIIEDYGAVSEPVATAMARGALDHSRASLAVAVTGIAGPGGGSDEKPVGTVWIAVASDDELIANRYQFGGNREAVRAATLVAALEGLIDLVDSD, encoded by the coding sequence ATGAGTGGAGATAAGGTAGCGCTGGTTCAGCAGCTGGCAGAGCAGCTATTGAAGCGTCAACAGAAAGTTTGTACCGCTGAATCCTGTACCGGTGGACTGATTGCCAAAACCTTGACCGACCTGGCGGGCAGTTCGGACTGGTTCGAGCGTGGTTTCGTGACCTACAGCAACGCGGCAAAAAATGAAATGTTAGGGGTGCCGGCGTCGATTATCGAGGACTATGGTGCCGTCAGCGAACCGGTTGCAACCGCGATGGCGCGCGGTGCGCTGGACCACAGTCGTGCCAGCCTCGCGGTTGCGGTTACCGGGATAGCGGGTCCTGGGGGCGGTAGCGATGAAAAACCGGTGGGTACAGTCTGGATAGCGGTAGCTTCGGACGACGAACTTATTGCCAATCGGTACCAGTTCGGCGGTAACCGCGAGGCGGTCCGTGCGGCGACCCTGGTCGCGGCACTCGAGGGTTTGATCGACCTGGTTGACTCGGACTAG
- a CDS encoding cation:proton antiporter has translation MDSTHLDISSQFLLALGGIFLVGLLLSTVAQRSFLPRATLLLLFGAIIGEDLLDLVPGLLVDRFGLIAEMTLLMVGFLLGGKLTRSALKGHTGISFSISICAALLPALVVCLGMIAMGVAIEIAMLLGCFAAATAPAAVLDVVQESGVKNRFSELLLLIVVLDDVWALLLFGVGMAVVTSLNGVAGESTFIGLVTWELGGAVLVGIAVGLPAAYLTGRIKDGRPMLVEALGIVFLCGGIALWLNVSFLIAAIVMGAVIANLARHHEYPFHAIEDIESLFMIIFFVLAGASLELGALAVLGLTGGVYILCRTMGKYLGAWIGGYLGKSGQDHQLWMGVALLPQAGVAIGMALVASNQFPEYRQIMLPVVIASTVVFEVIGPVFTRLAIRHSVEDSR, from the coding sequence ATGGATTCGACACATCTCGATATATCGTCACAGTTCCTGCTGGCCCTGGGCGGAATCTTTCTGGTCGGCCTGCTGTTGTCAACCGTCGCGCAAAGGTCGTTTCTACCTCGCGCCACCCTGCTGCTGCTGTTTGGCGCGATTATCGGCGAAGATCTTCTGGACCTGGTTCCCGGGCTGCTGGTAGACCGCTTCGGTCTCATCGCCGAAATGACCCTGCTGATGGTGGGTTTCCTGTTAGGAGGGAAACTAACCCGCTCCGCGTTAAAAGGCCACACCGGTATCTCGTTCTCGATTTCAATCTGTGCCGCGCTTTTACCGGCGCTCGTGGTCTGCCTGGGTATGATCGCGATGGGCGTGGCCATCGAGATCGCGATGCTGCTTGGCTGTTTCGCCGCGGCCACGGCACCAGCGGCCGTCCTCGACGTGGTGCAGGAATCAGGTGTAAAAAACAGGTTCAGCGAATTGCTATTGTTGATCGTTGTACTCGACGATGTCTGGGCACTATTACTGTTCGGTGTCGGTATGGCTGTTGTAACCTCTTTAAATGGTGTTGCCGGCGAGTCCACTTTCATCGGGCTCGTGACCTGGGAACTGGGTGGGGCTGTACTGGTGGGTATCGCAGTCGGTCTGCCTGCTGCTTACCTGACCGGTCGCATCAAGGATGGCAGACCGATGCTGGTCGAGGCACTGGGTATTGTTTTCCTGTGCGGCGGCATCGCCCTGTGGTTGAACGTTTCTTTCCTGATCGCGGCAATCGTTATGGGCGCAGTAATCGCCAACCTGGCTCGTCATCACGAATATCCGTTTCATGCAATTGAAGATATCGAATCGTTGTTCATGATTATTTTTTTCGTGCTCGCCGGGGCATCACTCGAACTCGGTGCGCTTGCCGTGCTCGGGCTCACCGGCGGGGTTTATATTCTATGCCGTACAATGGGCAAGTACCTGGGCGCCTGGATCGGCGGCTACCTGGGCAAATCAGGGCAGGATCATCAGTTGTGGATGGGCGTTGCACTACTGCCCCAGGCCGGTGTTGCAATCGGCATGGCGCTGGTGGCATCGAATCAATTCCCCGAGTATCGACAGATCATGCTGCCGGTCGTGATCGCATCAACGGTAGTGTTCGAGGTTATCGGCCCGGTGTTCACACGCCTCGCCATCCGGCACTCGGTCGAGGATAGCCGCTGA
- the recA gene encoding recombinase RecA, translated as MDDNKQKALTAALGQIEKQFGKGSVMRLGDAGVDTTMGVISTGSLSLDVALGIGGLPRGRVVEVYGPESSGKTTLALQVIAECQKNGGTAAFVDAEHALDPTYADKLGVNIDDLLVSQPDTGEQALEITDMLVRSGAVEVVVVDSVAALTPKAEIEGDMGDSHMGLQARLMSQALRKLTANIKRSNTMVIFINQIRMKIGVMFGNPETTTGGNALKFYASVRLDIRRIGAIKRGDEVIGNETRVKVVKNKVAPPFKQCEFEILYGEGSSREGELIDLGVKHGMIEKAGAWYSYNDERIGQGKDNVRIFLKEHTEMADEIDQRLRTELLPKPKTVDPIDSEATDSNPEVEPEMVEIS; from the coding sequence ATGGACGACAATAAGCAAAAAGCACTCACCGCAGCACTGGGTCAAATTGAAAAGCAATTTGGCAAGGGATCCGTCATGCGACTGGGTGATGCCGGGGTCGATACGACCATGGGTGTGATATCAACCGGGTCCCTGTCACTGGATGTTGCCCTGGGTATCGGCGGTTTGCCGCGTGGCCGGGTCGTCGAGGTCTATGGGCCCGAATCTTCCGGTAAAACTACATTGGCTTTGCAGGTCATTGCCGAGTGTCAGAAAAACGGTGGCACCGCTGCATTTGTCGATGCAGAGCACGCGCTGGATCCGACTTATGCCGATAAACTGGGCGTCAATATTGATGACTTGCTGGTATCACAGCCGGACACCGGTGAACAGGCACTCGAAATAACCGATATGTTGGTGCGCTCGGGTGCGGTCGAAGTTGTTGTCGTTGACTCGGTCGCTGCATTGACACCAAAGGCGGAAATCGAGGGCGATATGGGCGATTCGCACATGGGACTGCAGGCTCGTTTGATGTCCCAGGCACTGCGCAAGCTTACCGCGAATATCAAGCGCTCCAATACCATGGTTATTTTTATCAATCAAATTCGTATGAAGATCGGTGTCATGTTTGGTAACCCGGAAACCACAACCGGTGGCAATGCGCTAAAGTTTTATGCCTCAGTGCGCCTCGACATACGACGCATTGGGGCGATCAAGCGGGGAGACGAGGTGATTGGTAACGAAACCCGCGTTAAAGTCGTCAAGAACAAGGTAGCACCACCATTCAAGCAATGTGAATTCGAGATTCTCTATGGCGAAGGTTCATCCCGTGAAGGTGAACTTATCGACCTCGGCGTGAAGCACGGCATGATTGAAAAAGCCGGTGCCTGGTACAGCTATAATGACGAGCGTATCGGCCAGGGTAAAGACAACGTACGTATTTTCCTCAAGGAACACACCGAAATGGCGGATGAAATCGATCAGCGTTTGCGCACCGAGTTGTTACCCAAACCCAAAACTGTCGACCCAATTGACAGCGAAGCAACAGACTCTAACCCAGAAGTCGAACCCGAAATGGTGGAAATTTCCTAG
- the ppk2 gene encoding polyphosphate kinase 2, which produces MNESLKPGPASALEAADSLQFETPSIQDNSIAQHEMERMDVIRRFENGMYPYEDRIKKSEYEKEKALLQVELLKVQRWVKDSGKKIVILFEGRDAAGKGGAIKRFMEHLNPRGARVVALEKPTVAEQTQWYFQRYIKHLPSAGEIVLLDRSWYNRAGVERVMGFCDPGAYLEFMRQCPEIERMLVRSGILLFKYWFSVTQDEQRSRFESRKSDPLKQWKLSPIDQASIDKWDDYTEAKEAMFFYTDTADAPWTIIKSDDKKRARLNCMRHFLASLNYDDKDLETVGEPDPFIVTSSDHAIAKSEHILGKSLHPKQRRSKKKS; this is translated from the coding sequence ATGAATGAATCCCTGAAACCTGGCCCGGCCTCCGCACTGGAAGCTGCCGACAGCTTACAATTTGAAACCCCCTCGATTCAAGACAACAGCATTGCGCAGCACGAAATGGAGCGCATGGACGTTATTCGCAGGTTTGAAAATGGCATGTATCCGTACGAGGACAGGATTAAAAAGTCTGAATACGAAAAAGAAAAAGCCCTGTTGCAGGTCGAGTTACTCAAGGTACAACGATGGGTGAAGGATTCCGGCAAAAAGATTGTAATTTTATTTGAAGGCCGCGATGCGGCCGGCAAGGGCGGCGCGATAAAGCGCTTCATGGAACACCTCAATCCGCGGGGTGCACGTGTGGTTGCGTTGGAGAAACCCACGGTAGCCGAACAGACGCAATGGTATTTTCAACGCTATATCAAGCATCTGCCTTCGGCCGGGGAAATCGTTCTGCTCGACCGTTCCTGGTACAACCGTGCCGGGGTCGAACGCGTTATGGGATTTTGTGACCCGGGGGCTTATCTTGAATTCATGCGCCAATGTCCGGAAATCGAACGCATGCTGGTTCGTTCCGGCATCCTGTTGTTCAAGTACTGGTTCTCGGTTACGCAGGACGAACAACGCAGTCGATTTGAATCCCGCAAGAGCGATCCGCTCAAGCAATGGAAACTATCCCCGATCGACCAGGCCTCGATTGACAAGTGGGATGACTACACCGAAGCCAAGGAAGCGATGTTCTTTTACACGGATACCGCCGATGCGCCCTGGACGATCATCAAATCCGACGATAAAAAACGCGCTCGCCTTAATTGCATGCGACATTTCCTGGCGTCATTAAATTACGATGACAAGGATTTGGAAACGGTGGGAGAGCCCGATCCTTTTATCGTCACATCCAGTGATCATGCCATCGCCAAAAGCGAACACATTCTCGGCAAGAGCCTGCATCCGAAGCAACGGCGCTCGAAAAAGAAATCTTAG